From the Pseudomonas marvdashtae genome, the window TGTCTTGCAGCTGGATAACGCCAAGGGAGGCGAGTCGCCTGAAACACGCAACTTCCAGGATCTGCATGTAAAGCCAGGCGAATGGTCGAACAGCAGGGTTTTCAGCGGAAACAGCCTGATTGATTCCAAGGCTAAATTGATTAATACCGGAGCTATCGGCGGTGCGGTGCACGTTCTTGGCGAGTTCACTAACCAAGGCACGGTGGCCGGACCGGTTTTTGTAGGGAAAAATGCCAAGTTCAGCGGCAACGGGACGGTCGACGCACTGGACGTTGCAGGTTTGATGGAGGTCGGTCCTGAAGTCGGCGCCCCTTCGATTACCAACGATCTCAAGTTTTCCAAAAGCGCGATGCTGGTTTACGGAATCGATGCAGAAAAAGGAAGCGCGACGATAAAGGTTGGCGGTACCGCGACGTTAGGCAATGCGACGTTGAAAATCACGTCCTTGCCGGGCGAGTCCGTCGGCCAGAGTAAACACGTCGTGATAAAAGCAACCAAAATCGATGGTGAATTTGGGAAGGTCATCAACGAATTGGCCCTCGTGACAGCGACGACTGACTACACCACAGGTGCAGAAGTAGGACTGACCCTTACGCTCAAGGATGTGGCGCCTACGAAAGTCACCGACTCTGAAAATGGCCAAGCGGCTTTAGGCAGTATCCTGAAACAGGTCGAACCAAAGCAGTCAGGCCCCGTCGCCACCGAGCCGCGAACCAGTCAGCCCACATCAAATCCTAACGAACCACCGAAAGTAGCTACCGCCCCCAAACCCAACGCCGCCATCAACGCCCTACTCGGCACCAATATGGCTACAGCCGCCGACGCCATTGACCAGCTGGGCGGTTATGACACGGCGGACCTGGGCAACTCCACTCTCAGCAGCGTCGCACCGATCAGCAGCGGAATGCTTTCCGCCATGGGCCGGAACACCCCGTCGGGCGAATACGACAACGGCCAAGTCTGGATCCAGGCCATCGGCAACAGCGGCAGCCTCGCCAAGCAATTGGGCAGCTTTGCCCTCAAGCATTCGACAAAGGGCCTGATGCTGGGAACCGACTGGGCGATCAGCTCCGATTGGCGCTTGGGCATCATCGGCAGCAAGACCCAGACCCGGCTGGACAGTTATCAGTTCGACGGTGCCCTGGACAGTTGGCTCGCAGGCGCATACGCCTTACGCCAGGACGGGCCGCTGGCGCTGCGTCTGGGCGCTGTCTATGGCAATCATGACGGCAGCACCAATCGCCACGTAGCCTTCAACGGTTTCAGGGATCGTTTGAAAGGCCGCTACGATGCCACTACGCAGCAGGTCTTTGGACAGGTTGGCTACAACTGGGTTTTAGGTCATTTCGATATCGAGCCCTATGCCCAAGTTGGCTATCAACGCTACCAACGCGACGGCTATACCGAAAAAGGCGGGGACGCTGCGTTGCAGTACAACGGCCAGTCACAGCACCACTACAGCAGCGATTTGGGCTTGCGCCTCGTGCGCCCCTTCCTGTTTGATCGCGGCACACGCTTGACGCCGCGCCTGGACATCGGCTGGAAGCACCGCTACGGCGATGTCAGGGGCAGCTCCGATCAACGTCTGGCTGATGGGGGCAGTTCCTACACCATCGAAGGTGTCGAGTTGGACCGAGACAGCCTGCTGTTGCAAGCCGGGCTGGACCTGGCTGTTTCGCCACGTCACACCCTGGGATTGAGCTACAGCGGTGAAACCGGCCAGGACAACCGCAACGGTGCACTCATGGGCCAGTGGAGAATGATGTTCTGACAGGCAAAAAAAGGGGAGCACATGCCCCCCCGAGGTTAAAGCGTTGTATCGAGGCTGTTCTGTCAGCCTTCGATCTCGACCAGGATCTCACCCGGGTTGACCCGGTCGCCCTTGGCCACATGAATGGCGGTGACCTTGCCGGCGATGGCGGCCTGCACTTCGGTTTCCATCTTCATGGCTTCGGTGATCAGCACAGCCTGGCCGGCCTTCACCATGTCGCCCTCCTTGACCAGCACATCGACGATGTTGCCCGGCATGGTGGTGCTGACGTGGCCCGGCGCAGTGGCTTGCTTGCGCTTGCTGCTGCCGCCGCCGACAAATTCATTGAGCGGTTCGAAAACGACTTCTTCCGGCATGCCATCGATGGACAGGTAGAAGTGACGCTTGCCTTCAGCCTTGACGCCCACGCCAGTGATATCCACGCGATAGGTTTCACCGTGAACATCGATGACGAACTCGGTCGGCACACCTTCACCACCCGCGGAGCTCACGCTGCCTGCCTCAGGAATTGGCAGCAGCACTTCCGGGGTCAGGGTGCCGGCATCGCGTTCCTCGAGGAATTTGCGACCGATGTCCGGAAACATCGCATAGGTCAGCACGTCTTCCTCGGATTTGGCCAAGGCGCCGATCTCTCCACGCAGCCGGGTCATTTCCGGCTTGAGCAGGTCGGCGGGACGGACGTCGATCACGTCTTCACTGCCGATGGCCTGGCGACGCAACTTCTCGTTCACCGCGCCCGGGGCCTTGCCGTAGCCACCCTGCAGATAGAGTTTCACTTCGTTGGTGATGGTCTTGTAGCGCTCACCGGCCAACACGTTGAAGAACGCCTGGGTACCCACGATCTGCGAGGTAGGAGTCACCAGCGGCGGGAAGCCGAGGTCTTCACGCACACGCGGGATTTCCGCCAGTACTTCGTTCATGCGGTTCAACGCGCCCTGCTCTTTGAGCTGGTTGGCGAGGTTGGAGATCATGCCGCCCGGCACTTGGTTGACCTGAACGCGGGTATCCACCGCAGTGAACTCGCTTTCGAACTGGTGGTATTTCTTGCGCACAGCGTAGAAATACAGGCCAATTTCCTGCAGCAGTTCCAGGTCCAGGCCGGTGTCGAATTCACTGCCTTTAAGGGCCGCGACCATCGATTCGGTGCCCGGATGGCTGGTGCCCCAGGCGAAGCTGGAGATCGCGGTGTCAATGTGGTCGGCACCGTTTTCGATGGCCTTGAGTTGGCACATCGCGGCCAGGCCGGCGGTATCGTGGGAGTGGATGAACACCGGCAGCGATTGCTCGGCCTTCAGCGCTTTCACCAGCTCGCCAGTGGCGTACGGCGTAAGCAGGCCGGCCATGTCCTTGATCGCCACCGAATCGCAACCCATGGCTTCCATCTGTTTGGCCTGGGCCACGAAAGCTTCAATGGTGTGCACCGGGCTGGTGGTGTAGGCGATGGTGCCCTGAGCATGCTTGCCAGCAGCCTTCACGGCTTCGATGGCAACGCGCAGGTTACGCACGTCGTTCATCGCGTCGAAGATACGGAACACATCGATACCGTTGACCGCAGCCTTGGCGACAAACGCCCTGACCACGTCATCGCTGTAATGACGGTAGCCCAGCAGGTTCTGGCCGCGCAGGAGCATTTGCAAGCGAGTGTTGGGCAGCGCCGCGCGCAGTTGGCGCAGGCGCTCCCATGGATCTTCTTTCAAAAAGCGCACGCACGCGTCAAAGGTTGCGCCGCCCCAGACTTCCAGCGACCAATAGCCGACTTTGTCGAGCTTGTCGCAGATCGGCAGCATGTCTTCGGTGCGCATGCGGGTGGCGAGCAGCGATTGGTGGGCGTCGCGCAGGATTGTGTCGGTTACGTGGATCTTCTTGGACATTGTCATGATTCCTTACAGGCCTGCGTGGGCGGCAATGGCGGCGGCGATGGCCAGGGCCAGCTCTTCGGGTTTGCGCTTGATCGAGTAGTTGGTCAGTTCAGGGTGGCTTTCAACGAAGCTGGTATTGAACTGGCCGCTGCGGAATTCCGGATTGCGCAGGATCTCCTGGTAATACGCGGCGGTGGTCTTGACCCCCTGCAGGCGCATGTCATCCAGGGCTCGCAGGCCACGGTCCATCGCTTCTTCCCAGGTCAATGCCCAGACCACCAGCTTCAGGCACATCGAATCGTAGAACGGCGGAATGGTGTAGCCGGTGTAGATCGCCGTGTCGGTGCGCACGCCCGGGCCGCCCGGAGCGTAATAACGGGTGATCTTGCCGAAGCTGGGCAGGAAATTGTTTTTCGGGTCTTCGGCGTTGATTCGGAACTGCAACGCAAAGCCACGGTGCTGGATGTCTTCTTGCTTGACCGACAGCGGCAGCCCGGAGGCGATGCGGATCTGTTCGCGGACAATGTCGATACCGGTGATTTCTTCAGTGATGGTGTGTTCCACCTGCACTCGGGTGTTCATCTCCATGAAGTACACCTCGCCTTCGGCGAGCAGGAACTCCACGGTGCCGGCATTCTCGTAGCCCACGGCCTTGGCGGCGCGCACCGACAAGTCACCGATGTAGGCGCGCTGCTCGGGCGTCAGCTGCGGGCTCGGGGCGATTTCGATCAGCTTCTGGTTGCGGCGCTGGATCGAGCAGTCCCGTTCGAACAGGTGCACGACGTTGCCGAAACTGTCGCCCAGGATCTGCGCTTCGATGTGCTTGGGATTGACGATGCATTTTTCCAGGAACACTTCCGCCGAACCGAACGCCTTGGTGGCTTCGGAAATCACCCGCGGGAAGGCCTGTTCGAGTTCTTCACGACTGTTGCAACGACGGATGCCACGGCCACCGCCGCCGGACGTGGCCTTGAGCATGACCGGGTAACCAATCCGATCACCTTCGGTCAGCGCCTCTTCGATGCCCGCTACGTTGCCTTCGGTCCCCGGCGTGACCGGCACACCAGCCTTGATCATGCTGCGGCGCGCTTCGGTCTTGTCGCCCATGCGGCGAATGACTTCCGCGGACGGGCCAATGAATTTGATACCACGTTCAGCGCAGATGTCTGCCAGCTCGGCGTTTTCCGAGAGGAAACCATAGCCGGGATGCAACGCATCACAACCGGTTTCCACCGCCAGGTTCACCAGTTTGCGTGGGTTGAGATAACCGGCCAGCGGATCGGCGCCAATGCTGTGGGCCTCGTCCGCACGTTTGACATGCAAGGCGTGGCGGTCGGCGTCGGAATAGACCGCGACCGAGCGGATGCCCATCTCTGCACAGGCGCGGACGATGCGGACGGCAATCTCACCACGGTTGGCGATCAGGATCTTTGTTATCAATTGGAGGTTCCCTTGAGCCGGTGATACCCACGGCCCGAGGTTCAGGCCGATGCGTGACCAGATGTAACAATTGGTCGCAGCTCCACACTAGTCCGGGGCGTCGATTAACAAAAATGAATAATTATTGGGTCGTGCATAAGCAAAGACTTATAGTTGCGTTATCCGCCCCACACCAAAGAGTCTAGAAAATGCGTAAGTCATTGATGCGTATGACATTGCGTCAACTGCAAATTTTCAACGAGGTGTGCGATCTGAGGTCCTACAGCCGTGCGGCCGACGAAATGTCTCTCACACAACCGGCCGTTAGCCTACAGATTCGATCTTTGGAAGAGCTGATTGGCCAGCCGTTATTCGAATATGTCGGCAAAAAACTCTACATGACCGAGGCCGCCGAAGCCCTGCAACGTGCCAGCCGTGACATTTTCGGGCGCCTGGAAAACCTCGACATGCAGCTCTCGGACATGCAGGGTTCGCTGCAGGGCCAATTGAAGCTTGCGGTGGAATCCAGCGCCAAGTATTTCGTCCCGCACCTGTTCGCTGCGTTCAAGCGCCAGCATCCCGAGGTGAACCTGAACCTCACGGTGGTCAATCGCGGTCAAGTCATCCGGCGGCTCTCGGACAACCGTGACGACTTGGTGATCATGTCCATGGTGCCTCAGGACATGGGGCTGGAATTCCTGCCGTTCCTCAACAATCCAATCGTCGCCGTGGCGCCGCCCGACCATCCGCTGTGCCATATGGGCTCATTGCGATTGCAGGATCTGGAGCCCTACACCCTGCTGTTGCGCGAACCAGGGTCCGGCACGCGGCTGGCCTGCGAGGAATACTTCAAGGAGAAACGGGTGCATTTCACCCAGACGCTGGAAGTGGCGTCGGCGGAGGCCCAGCGCGAATGCGTGGTAGCCGGGCTGGGCGTGGCGCTGTTGACACGCCACGCCGTAAGCCGGGAACTATCGTCCGGCGCGCTCATTGAGTTGCCGGTGGAGGAATTGCCGCTGTACCGCAGCTGGTGCCTGGTGCAGGCCAGGGCGAAGCGCTTGTCACCCGTCGCGCATGCCTTCCTGGCGTTCGTACGCGGCGAGCGCGCTCAGATCATCGCCCTGGTTGAACGTTTCGACGGGAAGCCGCCGGTGTTGCCTGCCAGTAATTGAACTCTGCAGCGTCAGGAAATTCGCTGATCTGTGCCAGAAGCTGGCGCTGTTCATAGCGGTCTTCGATGGCACGACGGAACGCCATGCGGCGCTGGTCTTCCTGCTGTCGACGGGTTTTGACGGCGCTGCGTTCTTCGTAGGACTGGGTCATGTCGAGACTCCCAAGACGTATACGGGAGCTTCAAGATGACGGCGCGGGATGACGATTTGGCGGCGCGAGGGTTACAGAACGATGAATTTGCGCAGATGAACCCGAGGCTCCAGGATCTGCGCTCAGTCGTCCAGCGCCTTCACCGACTTGGGCGACAATCGCAAGCTGCGAAGGCTTCGCTTCACACTCTTCAGATGATTGACCAGGCTCGGCCCACGCGCCATGGCCACGCCCATTGCCAGTACATCGATAACCACCAGATGGGCGATGCGCGAGGTCAATGGTGTATAGATTTCGGTGTCTTCATGCACATCGATCGCCAGGTTCACCGTCGACAGCTCAGCCAATGGAGTCTGGCTCGGGCACAGGGTGATCAACGAGGCGCCGCTTTCGCGAACCAGATTCGCGGTAATCAACAGATCCTTGGAACGCCCCGATTGGGAAATACAGATCGCCACATCGGTGGGTTTCAACGTGACCGCTGACATCGCCTGCATGTGCGGGTCGGAATACGCCGCTGCGGTGAGCAACAAACGGAAGAACTTGTGCTGTGCATCGGCGGCCACCGCACCGGAAGCGCCAAAACCGTAGAACTCGACACGCTGGGCCTGGGACATGGCCGTCACGGCTTTTTGCAACGCCACCGGGTCGAGCTTCTCGCGAACCTCCATCAACGTGTGCAGGGTCGTGTCGAAGATCTTCAGGCTGTAGTCGGCGACCGAGTCGTCTTCATGGATG encodes:
- the oadA gene encoding sodium-extruding oxaloacetate decarboxylase subunit alpha — protein: MSKKIHVTDTILRDAHQSLLATRMRTEDMLPICDKLDKVGYWSLEVWGGATFDACVRFLKEDPWERLRQLRAALPNTRLQMLLRGQNLLGYRHYSDDVVRAFVAKAAVNGIDVFRIFDAMNDVRNLRVAIEAVKAAGKHAQGTIAYTTSPVHTIEAFVAQAKQMEAMGCDSVAIKDMAGLLTPYATGELVKALKAEQSLPVFIHSHDTAGLAAMCQLKAIENGADHIDTAISSFAWGTSHPGTESMVAALKGSEFDTGLDLELLQEIGLYFYAVRKKYHQFESEFTAVDTRVQVNQVPGGMISNLANQLKEQGALNRMNEVLAEIPRVREDLGFPPLVTPTSQIVGTQAFFNVLAGERYKTITNEVKLYLQGGYGKAPGAVNEKLRRQAIGSEDVIDVRPADLLKPEMTRLRGEIGALAKSEEDVLTYAMFPDIGRKFLEERDAGTLTPEVLLPIPEAGSVSSAGGEGVPTEFVIDVHGETYRVDITGVGVKAEGKRHFYLSIDGMPEEVVFEPLNEFVGGGSSKRKQATAPGHVSTTMPGNIVDVLVKEGDMVKAGQAVLITEAMKMETEVQAAIAGKVTAIHVAKGDRVNPGEILVEIEG
- a CDS encoding LysR family transcriptional regulator, producing MRKSLMRMTLRQLQIFNEVCDLRSYSRAADEMSLTQPAVSLQIRSLEELIGQPLFEYVGKKLYMTEAAEALQRASRDIFGRLENLDMQLSDMQGSLQGQLKLAVESSAKYFVPHLFAAFKRQHPEVNLNLTVVNRGQVIRRLSDNRDDLVIMSMVPQDMGLEFLPFLNNPIVAVAPPDHPLCHMGSLRLQDLEPYTLLLREPGSGTRLACEEYFKEKRVHFTQTLEVASAEAQRECVVAGLGVALLTRHAVSRELSSGALIELPVEELPLYRSWCLVQARAKRLSPVAHAFLAFVRGERAQIIALVERFDGKPPVLPASN
- the hexR gene encoding transcriptional regulator HexR, whose translation is MNLLQHIAQSRHLLRKSELKVADHVLLDPAAVMHSSMADLAHSVGISEPTIVRFCRAIGCSGFQDLKLKLAQSLAAGASFGQFAIHEDDSVADYSLKIFDTTLHTLMEVREKLDPVALQKAVTAMSQAQRVEFYGFGASGAVAADAQHKFFRLLLTAAAYSDPHMQAMSAVTLKPTDVAICISQSGRSKDLLITANLVRESGASLITLCPSQTPLAELSTVNLAIDVHEDTEIYTPLTSRIAHLVVIDVLAMGVAMARGPSLVNHLKSVKRSLRSLRLSPKSVKALDD
- a CDS encoding acetyl-CoA carboxylase biotin carboxylase subunit; protein product: MITKILIANRGEIAVRIVRACAEMGIRSVAVYSDADRHALHVKRADEAHSIGADPLAGYLNPRKLVNLAVETGCDALHPGYGFLSENAELADICAERGIKFIGPSAEVIRRMGDKTEARRSMIKAGVPVTPGTEGNVAGIEEALTEGDRIGYPVMLKATSGGGGRGIRRCNSREELEQAFPRVISEATKAFGSAEVFLEKCIVNPKHIEAQILGDSFGNVVHLFERDCSIQRRNQKLIEIAPSPQLTPEQRAYIGDLSVRAAKAVGYENAGTVEFLLAEGEVYFMEMNTRVQVEHTITEEITGIDIVREQIRIASGLPLSVKQEDIQHRGFALQFRINAEDPKNNFLPSFGKITRYYAPGGPGVRTDTAIYTGYTIPPFYDSMCLKLVVWALTWEEAMDRGLRALDDMRLQGVKTTAAYYQEILRNPEFRSGQFNTSFVESHPELTNYSIKRKPEELALAIAAAIAAHAGL
- a CDS encoding autotransporter outer membrane beta-barrel domain-containing protein; this translates as MPTQHVYLPHHLALAIALALGCAEVSMAQSVADQARSVETTAQMQARLKAFATSKDKKIDKVITAQEAALSKGDDNDLVILKSGGQLIGITDGGGGINVLQLDNAKGGESPETRNFQDLHVKPGEWSNSRVFSGNSLIDSKAKLINTGAIGGAVHVLGEFTNQGTVAGPVFVGKNAKFSGNGTVDALDVAGLMEVGPEVGAPSITNDLKFSKSAMLVYGIDAEKGSATIKVGGTATLGNATLKITSLPGESVGQSKHVVIKATKIDGEFGKVINELALVTATTDYTTGAEVGLTLTLKDVAPTKVTDSENGQAALGSILKQVEPKQSGPVATEPRTSQPTSNPNEPPKVATAPKPNAAINALLGTNMATAADAIDQLGGYDTADLGNSTLSSVAPISSGMLSAMGRNTPSGEYDNGQVWIQAIGNSGSLAKQLGSFALKHSTKGLMLGTDWAISSDWRLGIIGSKTQTRLDSYQFDGALDSWLAGAYALRQDGPLALRLGAVYGNHDGSTNRHVAFNGFRDRLKGRYDATTQQVFGQVGYNWVLGHFDIEPYAQVGYQRYQRDGYTEKGGDAALQYNGQSQHHYSSDLGLRLVRPFLFDRGTRLTPRLDIGWKHRYGDVRGSSDQRLADGGSSYTIEGVELDRDSLLLQAGLDLAVSPRHTLGLSYSGETGQDNRNGALMGQWRMMF
- a CDS encoding PA3496 family putative envelope integrity protein, which encodes MTQSYEERSAVKTRRQQEDQRRMAFRRAIEDRYEQRQLLAQISEFPDAAEFNYWQATPAASRRNVQPGR